The following coding sequences lie in one Paenibacillus durus ATCC 35681 genomic window:
- a CDS encoding baseplate J/gp47 family protein — MAFERKSLENIVQDMVDWSRGLSSKITDYRVGSRSRTLMEAVAKELEEFYDKVYRATRTLIAENIYTVLGFPKLPALYSTGSVVLSRSTPADADYLIAAGTQLRTRATALKAPVSFRTSSDIILRMGETSITVPVICLVAGTDGNVDALTITEFVSKPAGIDAVSNPVSFTNGKEEETRDEQKNRFQKFVSSLSRGTLPAIEYGATTVQLLSSDGLAIERVVDARAFEDTVNRKGEVDCYIWNGVGTASDELLSATQRVLTGYYVDGKPVYGYKPAGIQVNVLSAATKPVNVRITLTLNTGVDLEDIQIYIEREVSDFFATLKQGQTLIQTALETRIKLLDGVYDVKLDLSLDDGDHWSDSNITAEQTEILLLLQPLVYRSGADG; from the coding sequence ATGGCATTCGAGCGGAAATCTCTTGAAAATATAGTGCAAGACATGGTGGATTGGTCGCGGGGTCTCTCATCCAAAATCACGGATTACCGAGTTGGTTCCAGATCACGGACATTGATGGAAGCAGTAGCCAAAGAACTTGAGGAATTTTACGATAAAGTGTACCGCGCGACTCGAACGCTTATTGCAGAAAATATCTATACGGTGTTGGGGTTTCCTAAGCTTCCGGCTCTATATTCTACGGGTTCGGTTGTCCTGAGCCGCTCCACTCCTGCTGATGCAGACTACCTTATCGCGGCGGGAACTCAACTGCGGACAAGAGCAACGGCGCTGAAAGCCCCCGTTAGCTTTCGGACAAGCAGTGATATTATTCTGCGGATGGGTGAGACCAGCATAACCGTTCCCGTTATTTGTCTTGTGGCTGGCACGGACGGCAATGTCGATGCACTCACGATAACTGAGTTTGTATCCAAACCAGCAGGGATTGATGCGGTGTCCAACCCTGTCAGCTTTACGAATGGGAAGGAAGAGGAAACGCGGGATGAGCAGAAGAATCGGTTTCAGAAGTTCGTTTCCTCTCTTTCTCGGGGGACGCTGCCGGCTATCGAATATGGTGCAACGACCGTTCAGCTTTTATCCTCGGACGGACTGGCTATTGAAAGGGTTGTTGATGCAAGGGCGTTTGAGGATACTGTTAACCGTAAAGGAGAGGTTGACTGCTACATCTGGAACGGAGTCGGCACGGCTTCGGATGAGTTGCTTTCGGCCACTCAGCGGGTCCTGACCGGCTATTATGTAGATGGGAAGCCGGTATACGGTTATAAGCCAGCAGGCATCCAGGTCAATGTGCTGTCTGCTGCTACAAAACCGGTCAATGTTCGCATAACTCTGACCCTGAATACAGGGGTTGATTTGGAGGATATTCAAATCTATATCGAACGCGAAGTCAGTGACTTTTTTGCAACGTTGAAACAAGGGCAAACACTTATACAGACAGCGCTTGAGACCCGCATTAAGCTGCTGGATGGCGTATACGATGTCAAACTGGACCTGTCATTGGATGATGGAGACCATTGGTCAGATAGTAACATTACTGCGGAGCAGACAGAGATTCTGTTGCTTCTTCAGCCGTTGGTTTACCGATCGGGGGCGGACGGATGA
- a CDS encoding DUF2634 domain-containing protein: protein MIEHILSDADTIQGLAVMYNVPWQTIADYNGLEYPYTLTSKEAYKQLHAAGYLLVRREFTASPLTVYAGSTFSTEPDSEGVQKIYELVEDTTLVAGAAEGYFYVRCTQPGSFGNTIAGSVIIAWEIRSSLGNVQLSATNPTPFTGGNDARVRLTGQAVFINADVQVETPKISYLEQLGGSDLKMTPDGDLIDDGLGDWESVSGLENIQQAISHRLVTRRGSLTQHPTYGSRLHELIGQPQIPYIRRLIELDIQETLLDEERIEAVAINSVSIRNTIIDVLLVVTVAGSQERVSLSLNTAGPA from the coding sequence GTGATAGAACACATTTTAAGTGACGCAGATACAATCCAGGGACTGGCTGTTATGTACAATGTTCCTTGGCAAACTATAGCAGATTATAATGGCTTGGAATATCCGTACACGTTGACAAGCAAAGAGGCATATAAGCAACTCCACGCTGCAGGTTATCTGCTTGTACGTCGTGAATTTACAGCATCACCGTTGACGGTATATGCCGGATCAACATTTTCAACTGAGCCTGATTCTGAAGGGGTTCAGAAGATATATGAATTGGTGGAAGACACAACCCTGGTTGCAGGTGCAGCAGAGGGTTATTTTTATGTCCGCTGTACTCAGCCCGGGAGCTTTGGGAACACCATTGCGGGCAGTGTGATCATAGCGTGGGAGATCAGGAGCAGTTTGGGTAATGTGCAACTCTCCGCGACAAATCCAACACCTTTCACCGGCGGGAATGACGCTCGCGTGCGTCTTACTGGCCAGGCTGTTTTTATAAATGCAGATGTCCAGGTGGAAACTCCTAAAATCAGTTATCTGGAACAACTTGGTGGCAGCGATTTGAAAATGACTCCTGACGGGGACTTGATCGACGATGGACTCGGGGATTGGGAGAGTGTGTCGGGTCTGGAAAATATTCAGCAGGCGATCAGCCACAGGCTCGTAACCCGGCGCGGGAGCTTGACGCAGCACCCCACCTACGGCAGCCGCCTTCATGAACTGATCGGGCAACCGCAGATACCATATATCCGCCGTTTAATCGAACTGGATATACAGGAAACACTCCTGGATGAGGAGCGGATTGAGGCTGTGGCAATCAACAGCGTGTCGATCAGGAATACAATTATTGATGTTTTGCTAGTTGTTACGGTGGCCGGCTCTCAGGAACGTGTTTCGTTATCGCTAAATACAGCCGGCCCGGCCTAA
- a CDS encoding LysM peptidoglycan-binding domain-containing protein encodes MIERYNWAPVGGVVGKRHVPIVRVSFHTEKACYQLKGEITVDSDNTDPTSQVLSVTTQKTMDAPAGAISITLAGDKWFRSQLIMPNDLVVVQMGYKTINGEELSTVMVGLVDRIRRTRSVEGGMITSVTARDFGKVLIKSNVKFYPELEGKTEQKNLFLASDGWLKLMNYFRGDLVSKGTPAVILDIIMRFILPKLNNVEWTVWDEGKTEPVPKKIGLTHVLRYNFAKINMTLPQFFTLDQYEGSLWNLMERTSIKPFSELFVDTRHPDEAWNKGGKPRVINEPIEQSSDESKAKYPKGEGYYPSPRFSFGKDNSVVGVFMRNTPFDQAAWDKLLTHEIGAEDVIDEDLSYSDEEHYNLFWAGTTINALGIDLKRVSPPLVNEKAVLRYGLSPLEVEVEGLALSQDDPNAMTQLTEMVAGLSGKLKAWFENNNFYVNGSMTVRGNGAYKIGQRLKTKGIIKEFYIESVTQTFSVYEGWTTTLQLTRGRDLKPGADSVSAATSTSPQSGTAAGKTAAEAVKANNYTVKRGDSLWSIAAKVYGKGDDWMKLWAANKDLLIQRDNRNVSQPGKFIYEGQVLQVSGGSK; translated from the coding sequence ATGATCGAACGATATAATTGGGCGCCGGTTGGCGGCGTAGTTGGAAAGCGGCATGTCCCTATTGTCCGGGTCAGCTTCCACACCGAAAAGGCGTGTTACCAACTCAAGGGAGAAATCACCGTAGATAGCGACAACACAGACCCCACCAGCCAGGTGCTTTCGGTCACGACCCAAAAAACAATGGATGCGCCTGCCGGAGCAATCAGCATTACCTTGGCCGGCGATAAATGGTTCCGGTCGCAACTCATAATGCCAAACGACCTGGTTGTTGTGCAAATGGGCTATAAGACAATAAATGGCGAGGAACTCAGCACGGTCATGGTCGGTCTGGTGGATCGCATTCGCCGGACCCGCAGCGTGGAGGGCGGAATGATTACATCCGTCACTGCCCGAGATTTCGGGAAGGTGTTAATCAAGAGCAATGTTAAATTTTATCCGGAACTAGAGGGGAAGACGGAGCAAAAAAACCTCTTTTTAGCTTCCGATGGCTGGCTGAAACTGATGAACTATTTCAGGGGTGATCTTGTTTCTAAAGGGACTCCTGCTGTCATTCTGGATATTATCATGCGCTTTATTCTGCCAAAGTTGAACAATGTGGAATGGACAGTATGGGATGAGGGTAAAACTGAGCCCGTTCCGAAGAAGATCGGGCTCACGCATGTTCTGAGATACAATTTTGCCAAAATCAATATGACACTACCGCAGTTTTTCACTCTTGATCAATATGAAGGCTCCCTATGGAATCTGATGGAGCGGACATCGATCAAGCCATTTTCTGAACTCTTTGTCGATACGCGGCATCCCGATGAAGCGTGGAACAAGGGCGGAAAGCCGAGGGTTATTAATGAACCCATAGAGCAATCCTCTGACGAGAGCAAGGCGAAGTATCCGAAGGGTGAAGGGTACTATCCGTCTCCGCGCTTTTCGTTCGGTAAAGATAATAGCGTGGTTGGTGTATTTATGAGAAACACTCCATTCGATCAGGCTGCTTGGGATAAATTATTGACGCATGAGATCGGTGCGGAGGATGTTATTGATGAGGACCTCTCATACAGCGACGAGGAGCATTACAATCTCTTTTGGGCTGGGACGACGATTAATGCTCTCGGCATCGATCTTAAACGGGTATCCCCGCCTTTGGTGAATGAAAAGGCTGTGCTCCGCTACGGACTATCACCCCTTGAAGTAGAAGTGGAAGGTTTGGCGCTCAGTCAGGACGATCCGAATGCGATGACCCAATTGACCGAGATGGTTGCCGGATTGAGCGGGAAGCTGAAAGCATGGTTTGAGAATAATAATTTTTATGTGAACGGCTCCATGACAGTTCGTGGTAATGGTGCCTATAAAATTGGCCAAAGATTGAAGACCAAGGGAATTATTAAAGAATTCTATATCGAGTCCGTGACGCAGACGTTCAGCGTATACGAAGGATGGACGACAACGCTCCAACTCACGCGTGGACGTGATTTGAAACCGGGTGCTGATTCTGTGTCCGCCGCCACTTCCACTTCCCCTCAATCCGGGACTGCAGCTGGCAAGACGGCGGCCGAAGCAGTTAAGGCCAACAATTACACCGTCAAGCGAGGGGATAGCCTGTGGAGTATCGCGGCTAAGGTGTATGGGAAGGGAGACGATTGGATGAAACTTTGGGCAGCTAACAAGGATTTGCTTATCCAGCGTGATAATCGTAATGTATCTCAGCCAGGAAAGTTCATTTATGAAGGGCAAGTTCTTCAGGTGTCGGGGGGATCAAAATGA